Proteins encoded in a region of the Onthophagus taurus isolate NC chromosome 10, IU_Otau_3.0, whole genome shotgun sequence genome:
- the LOC111428499 gene encoding ionotropic receptor 75a-like isoform X3, whose product MLNILSAFCQQGVTINSKLTTIRSLLFTLLVFTFLWYNYYTSSIVSLLLNNKPETFKDIESVIDSDLTIGIENIAFKRILNATNHPTLRRMQELADKNDSKVDFYPQEVGISKTKNVGFSYFVESISAYNYIGKQFVNDEICNVNEVETLRPTMIYLVAKKRGPFNELLSITYRRFVQYGLVSRQNKIFCDEKPLCLQNKRFIQIGIEQVAPAFIILIFGYLLSIIIFLLEKIIY is encoded by the exons ATGcttaatattttatcagcatTTTGTCAACAAG gtgtAACGATTAACAGTAAATTAACCACAATTCGCTCCcttttatttactttgttagtatttacttttttatggTACAATTATTACACATCGAGTATAGTCTCATTGCTACTTAACAACAAACCAGAAACGTTTAAAGATATCGAATCCGTTATTGATAGCGATTTAACAATAGGAATTGAGAATATAGCGTTTAAAAGAATTCTGaac GCTACAAATCACCCAACTTTACGGCGAATGCAAGAACTTGCTGATAAAAACGATTCGAAAGTTGACTTTTATCCCCAAGAAGTGGGAATaagtaaaactaaaaatgtagGATTTTCTTATTTCGTCGAATCAATAAGTGCGTATAATTATATAGgtaaacaatttgttaatGATGAAATTTGCAATGTAAACGAAGTGGAAACATTGAGACCGACGATGATTTATTTAGTTGCAAAAAAACGGGGACCTTTTAAcgaattattatcaattac atacaGAAGATTTGTTCAATATGGATTAGTTAGTAGacaaaataagatattttgcgACGAGAAACCGCTCTGTTTACAAAATAAACGTTTCATCCAAATTGGAATAGAACAAGTTGCACCcgcttttattatattaatatttggatATTTACTGagtattatcatatttttattagaaaaaatcatttattga
- the LOC111428499 gene encoding leucine-rich repeat-containing protein 15-like isoform X1: MKNFKVIGVFLVISLFKVVSCDVSTFILSNKENIRLEGSLILNTQRIFIFKCSFIEVDENSFKTLTNLTDLTFSENLGVNRLPHKLFEKNIRLENLYLIRNNFSEVENDSFSSLPNLKHLDLSFNKLKELNKDLFQSNVMLMELLLQRNELEHLEEGIFDNLSQLKTIDLAFNKLKKITSNLFKFNYQLETVSLQGNKIKHLDHGIQHLNVKSFNLHSNPLEIENKKVFEIIKSLNSNDVKTGIHLHQHNKNKYEEEHILNSTNFLLITLILVTLLLSILVGYLIYIIKTSKNSNFKYHNMNRLSREDLVNDDVWEETEINSNLNRN, from the exons ATGaagaattttaaagtaattggTGTATTTTTAGTGATTAGTTTGTTTAAAGTGGTTTCTTGTGACGTTTCGACTTTTATTTTAtcgaataaagaaaatataagaTTGGAAGGaagtttaatattaaatacacaacgaatttttatttttaaatgttcgTTTATTGAAGTTGATGAAAACTCGTTTAAAACGTTAACTAATTTAACTGATTTGACGTTTTCGGAAAACTTGGGAGTGAATCGATTGCCGCacaaattatttgaaaaaaatattcgattagaaaatctttatttgattagaaataatttttcggAAGTCGAGAATGATAGTTTTTCGTCTTTGCCTAATTTGAAACACTTAGATTTGTCGTTTAATAAgttgaaagaattaaataaagatttgTTTCAATCGAACGTTATGTTAATGGagcttttattacaaagaaaCGAATTGGAACACCTCGAAGAGGgtatttttgacaatttgaGTCAATTGAAAACGATCGATTtggcttttaataaattgaaaaaaatcacgtcgaatttattcaaatttaattatcaaTTGGAAACAGTTTCGCTAcaaggaaataaaataaagcatTTGGATCACGGAATTCAACACTTAAATGTAAAGTCGTTTAATTTACACTCGAATCCGTTGGAGATTGAGAATAAGAAAGTATTCGAAATCATAAAGAGTTTAAATTCGAATGACGTTAAAACGGGGATTCATCTACATCagcataataaaaataaatatgaggAAGAACACATTTTGAATTCAACTAATTTTCTATTGATTACGTTAATTTTGGTTACGTTACTTCTTTCGATTTTGGTTGGATATTTGATTTACATAATTAAAACATCGAAAAAT agtAATTTTAAGTATCACAACATGAATCGTTTGAGTAGAGAAGATTTGGTTAACGATGATGTGTGGGAGGAAACCGAAATcaattctaatttaaatagaaactaa
- the LOC111428207 gene encoding ionotropic receptor 75a-like, producing the protein MLNLLILSLLLYNYYTSTVVSLLLNQPKPFIFSIDDLLNNGFSLGADCDPILQKYHFTKECFNHSEAVEKIRTESFAFSVELTPMYGYLKKTMTSSELSKLFEVDISNLVYKTVVVPKKWKFNEFFKVTYRKLQEFGIYRRELQILKQSKPDYLGSIDIEALSVSGLMSAFVVLVVGYLVAITILNVELIYNRLF; encoded by the exons ATGCTAAATCTATTAATCTTATCGTTATTATTGTACAATTATTACACGTCAACTGTGGTATCGTTATTATTAAACCAGCCAAAACcgtttatattttcaattgaTGATCTCTTAAATAACGGTTTTAGCTTAGGAGCTGATTGTGATCcgatattacagaaatatcaTTTTACCAAAGAATGTTTTAATCACAGCGAAGCTGTGGAAAAAATTAGAACGGAATCGTTTGCATTTTCTGTGGAGTTAACACCTATGTACggttatttaaagaaaactatGACTTCATCAGAACTGAGTAAACTGTTTGaagttgacatttctaacttGGTTTATAAAACAGTGGTTGTTCCAAAAAAATGGAagtttaatgaattttttaaagtaac TTACAGAAAACTGCAGGAATTTGGAATATATCGCAGGGAATTACAGATTTTAAAGCAAAGTAAACCGGATTATTTGGGAAGTATTGACATCGAAGCATTATCGGTTTCAGGATTGATGTCTGCCTTTGTGGTGCTTGTTGTGGGTTATTTGGTGgctataacaattttaaacgttgaattaatttataatcgtttattttaa
- the LOC111428602 gene encoding rRNA N(6)-adenosine-methyltransferase METTL5, with product MYPCLKLKYLEGILGQIDGFERPKVGLEQYVTPSHLASHMLYMIQSQYDEITDKIIGDFGSGCGALTIGASTLKASYVIGFEVDQEAIDIALCNLDDLDVNTIDFINCDVRNISKRFSKFFDTIIMNPPFGTKNNQGMDVLFLEKAFEMAKSSVYSLHKTSTREFILKTAKLNGVKAEVLAELKYDLPATLKFHRKKTVDVEVDFIRFTMV from the exons ATGTATccgtgtttaaaattaaagtatttagAAGGGATTTTGGGTCAAATTGATGGTTTTGAAAGACCCAAAGTTGGTTTGGAGCAATATGTGACTCCTTCGCATTTAGCTTCTCACATGTTGTATATGATTCAG agtcAGTATGATGAAATAACCGATAAAATCATTGGTGATTTTGGTTCTGGATGTGGAGCTTTAACAATTGGAGCATCTACTTTAAAAGCTTCTTACGTAATTGGATTTGAGGTTGATCAAGAAGCGATAGATATTGCTTTGTGTAATTTAGATGATTTAGATGTAAATACCATTGATTTTATCAATTGTGATGtaagaaatatttcaaaacg attttcaaagttttttgatacaattatAATGAATCCCCCGTTTGGTACTAAAAATAATCAAGGAATGGATGTattgtttttagaaaaagctTTTGAAATGGCTAAAAGTAGCGTTTATTCACTTCATAAAACATCAACAAG agaatttattttaaaaacggcGAAATTAAATGGTGTCAAAGCGGAAGTGTTGGCTGAATTAAAGTATGATCTTCCAGCGACGTTGAAGTTTCATCGGAAAAAGACGGTCGATGTTGAGGTGGATTTTATACGCTTTACAATGgtttaa
- the LOC111428499 gene encoding ionotropic receptor 75a-like isoform X2 has product MLNILSAFCQQGVTINSKLTTIRSLLFTLLVFTFLWYNYYTSSIVSLLLNNKPETFKDIESVIDSDLTIGIENIAFKRILNVNLFIIVSPLFKIKFQATNHPTLRRMQELADKNDSKVDFYPQEVGISKTKNVGFSYFVESISAYNYIGKQFVNDEICNVNEVETLRPTMIYLVAKKRGPFNELLSITYRRFVQYGLVSRQNKIFCDEKPLCLQNKRFIQIGIEQVAPAFIILIFGYLLSIIIFLLEKIIY; this is encoded by the exons ATGcttaatattttatcagcatTTTGTCAACAAG gtgtAACGATTAACAGTAAATTAACCACAATTCGCTCCcttttatttactttgttagtatttacttttttatggTACAATTATTACACATCGAGTATAGTCTCATTGCTACTTAACAACAAACCAGAAACGTTTAAAGATATCGAATCCGTTATTGATAGCGATTTAACAATAGGAATTGAGAATATAGCGTTTAAAAGAATTCTGaacgtaaatttatttattattgtttcacccttatttaagataaaattccAGGCTACAAATCACCCAACTTTACGGCGAATGCAAGAACTTGCTGATAAAAACGATTCGAAAGTTGACTTTTATCCCCAAGAAGTGGGAATaagtaaaactaaaaatgtagGATTTTCTTATTTCGTCGAATCAATAAGTGCGTATAATTATATAGgtaaacaatttgttaatGATGAAATTTGCAATGTAAACGAAGTGGAAACATTGAGACCGACGATGATTTATTTAGTTGCAAAAAAACGGGGACCTTTTAAcgaattattatcaattac atacaGAAGATTTGTTCAATATGGATTAGTTAGTAGacaaaataagatattttgcgACGAGAAACCGCTCTGTTTACAAAATAAACGTTTCATCCAAATTGGAATAGAACAAGTTGCACCcgcttttattatattaatatttggatATTTACTGagtattatcatatttttattagaaaaaatcatttattga
- the LOC111428208 gene encoding venom protease-like: MESPNQFNTMRTFIKTFLGLSLILFVDSQDYQRCYLRNRSIGICKHVFECSSVKNELQQGLRPRLCGYSGRYPIVCCDQNKIQGISNRISEEKCQEYLKLDIKTTIKSATTPTESMEDVVHAFIIGGENAYFEEYPHMAILGYGPLENIEFKCGGSLISEQFILTAAHCLQSQNGPVSLIRLGELDLASETEHAEPQDFNVLKTFTHPQYDFESFYHDIALIKLDRPVIYTKYVKPACLESKLEFEYNNLTITGWGATEYGGGFHSYLQKAYLYNLPALNCTRSYRPQSGLENGFDEELQLCGGNPKSNADTCQGDSGGPIQAKIQYLPQMYRIVGVTSFGNNCGLIPGVYTKVSKYISWIESIVWPN, translated from the exons ATGGAATCACCTAATCAGTTTAACACAATGCGTACTTTCATTAAGACGTTTTTGGGATTATCTCTTATTTTGTTCGTTGATTCTCAAG atTATCAACGTTGTTATTTACGAAATCGATCCATTGGAATATGTAAACATGTCTTTGAGTGTTCCTCGGTGAAAAACGAACTTCAACAAGGATTACGACCACGTCTCTGCGGATATTCCGGTCGATATCCCATAGTTTGTTGCGatcaaaacaaaattcaaGGAATTTCAAATAGAATTAGCGAGgaaa aatgccaagaatatttaaaattggacATCAAAACTACGATAAAATCCGCTACGACACCAACAGAGTCAATGGAGGATGTCGTTCATGCTTTTATAATTGGTGGTGAAAATGCTTATTTTGAGGAATATCCCCATAtg gCTATATTGGGATATGGACCATTAGAAAACATCGAATTTAAATGCGGTGGGAGCTTAATCAGCGAACAATTTATCTTAACAGCAGCCCATTGTTTACAATCACAAAA tgGACCAGTTTCCTTAATACGACTAGGCGAACTAGATCTAGCATCCGAAACCGAACATGCAGAACCTCAAGATTTTAATGTCCTAAAAACGTTTACTCACCCACAATACGATTTCGAATCTTTTTACCACGATATAGCTCTTATTAAACTAGATCGCCCAGTTATCTACACGAAATACGTAAAACCTGCGTGTTTAGAGTCAAAATTAGAGTTTGAGTACAACAATTTAACTATAACTGGATGGGGTGCTACTGAATATGGCGGAGGTTTTCATAGTTATCTTCAAAAGGcctatttatataatttaccaGCGTTGAATTGCACAAGAAGTTATCGCCCACAATCGGGATTGGAGAATGGGTTCGATGAAGAGTTACAATTATGCGGGGGAAATCCTAAATCAAACGCTGATACATGTCAAGGCGATTCAGGTGGACCCATTCAAgcgaaaattcaatatttaccACAAATGTATAGGATTGTTGGGGTTACATCGTTTGGAAATAATTGCGGTTTAATTCCAGGGGTTTATACAAAAGtttctaaatatatttcttgGATAGAATCGATTGTTTGgccaaattaa
- the LOC111428209 gene encoding SOSS complex subunit C homolog B: MAFPQPNAQRDLASRKVLEELQLKKQILLKQGVASTLTSQLPLLGSPNVGPATPQTDQQHSMNSAQRGALQTANAQSTGYFISQDSSFGNLILPVLPRFENNSK; encoded by the exons atGGCTTTTCCCCAACCGAATGCCCAAAGAG acTTAGCAAGTAGAAAAGTACTCGAAGAACTTCAATTAAAGAAACAAATCCTGTTAAAACAAGGTGTAGCTTCAACCTTAACCTCACAGTTACCACTTTTAGGGTCTCCGAATGTTGGTCCAGCAACTCCACAAACCGATCAACAACACTCGATGAATTCTGCACAGCGAGGTGCTTTACAAACGGCAAACGCGCAATCGACTGGTTATTTTATTTCGCAGGATTCATCGTTTGGTAATTTAATACTTCCTGTGTTGCCacgatttgaaaataattcaaaataa
- the LOC111428324 gene encoding tyrosine kinase receptor Cad96Ca isoform X2 codes for MMFLWCILVTNLFKIVFLMEADNSPPTLSVSRRRFELEESTPLDSLILRAYAQDNEEDKLVFGLEAEDPRKPVPFRIDPDTGAVYLAQNLTGKAGTTLNFYVTVFDGIIPAKLQILVLVVKKFSPKTHLNLFKPPYLNLNRQQPSFHYDNNNNYNYNPTISNFVEKNEVKIDEIDKDERKVTKINEKINETDGETKNLVIILGIFGVFFAAIVLLGVFKKKFSLLGNENSKKIKEINDTQKSNEISTISSEIDNNHYNSINPNLTLEDIKTPSIENFESPKIKDFWEFERHRLVFLGVLGEGAFGQVWKCQINEKTSEQNVSSNNVTSKIVAVKTLKENSTERDKTDLLSELKVMKSLKPHPNVVKLLGCCTEKDPIFVIMEFVAGGKLQSFLRLQRVNFDRLEYGYDNVFKGSKKLTSSDLTRMVYQVAKGMEFLEINGIIHRDLAARNILITEDRTTCKVADFGFARDVISPAYVYERKSEGRLPIRWMAPESLYDNLFSSKSDVWSFGVLIWEVVTLGSTPYPGMSAQEVMKRVKEGYRLDKPEHCRRELYNIMYYCWNHDPKERPSFTECLELLDNLVTTETDYIELERFPDHSYYNVLSLSGEKL; via the exons a TGATGTTTTTATGGTGTATTTTAGTAACcaacttatttaaaatag tttttttaatggaagCTGATAATTCTCCACCAACATTATCAGTTAGTCGTCGTCGATTCGAACTTGAAGAATCGACGCCATTGGATTCGTTGATTTTAAGAGCTTACGCTCAGGATAATGAAGAGGACAAACTTGTTTTTGGTTTGGAAGCGGAAGATCCTCGAAAACCAGTTCCGTTTCGAATCGATCCGGATACGGGAGCGGTTTATTTAGCTCAAAACTTAACTGGGAAG gctGGAACAACTTTAAATTTCTATGTAACCGTTTTCGATGGAATAATCCCGGCTAAACTACAAATACTCGTTTTAGTggtcaaaaaattttcaccaaaGACTCATTTAAACCTTTTTAAGCCaccatatttaaatttaaatcgacAACAACCCTCGTTTCATTAcgacaataataataattataattataacccAACAATAAGTAATTTCGTTgaaaaaaatgaggttaaaaTCGATGAAATCGACAAAGATGAGAgaaaagtaacaaaaattaacgaaaagaTTAACGAAACTGATGGCGAAACcaaaaatttagtaataattttaggaatttttggCGTTTTCTTCGCTGCTATAGTACTATTAGGAGTGTTTaagaagaaattttctttattaggCAAcgaaaattctaaaaaaatcaaagaaattaacGACACACAAAAAAGT aaTGAAATATCAACGATTTCGTCAGAAATCGATAACAATCATTACAACTCAATTAACCCCAACTTAACATTAGAAGATATTAAAACTCCGTCAATCGAGAATTTTGAGTCACCGAAAATAAAGGATTTTTGGGAATTTGAACGACACCGATTGGTATTTTTGGGCGTTTTGGGTGAAGGGGCATTCGGGCAAGTTTGGAAGTGtcaaattaacgaaaaaacCTCGGAACAAAATGTATCGTCAAATAATGTTACTTCAAAAATCGTTGCTGTTAAAAcgttaaaagaaaattcaacgGAACGCGATAAAACGGACTTATTAAGTGAATTAAAAGTAATGAAATCGTTGAAACCTCACCCCAACGTCGTTAAATTATTGGGTTGTTGTACCGAGAAAGATCCGATATTCGTAATAATGGAATTCGTAGCTGGTGGAAAACTACAAAGCTTTCTAAGGTTACAAAGAGTAAATTTCGATCGACTCGAATATGGTTACGATAATGTTTTTAAAGGAAGCAAAAAGTTAACATCTTCAGATTTAACTCGAATGGTTTATCAAGTTGCTAAAGGAAtggaatttttagaaataaatggT ataattcaTCGAGATTTAGCAGCAAGAAACATATTAATAACGGAAGATCGCACAACTTGTAAAGTGGCAGATTTTGGTTTTGCAAGAGACGTCATCTCACCAGCGTACGTTTACGAACGAAAAAGTGAAGGTCGTTTACCGATACGTTGGATGGCTCCTGAGTCTCTTTATGATAAtttgttttcttcaaaatcggATGTATGGAGTTTTGGGGTTTTAATTTGGGAGGTGGTCACCTTGGGAAGTACACCTTATCCAGGAATGTCTGCACAAGAAGTTATGAAAAGG GTTAAAGAAGGTTATAGATTGGATAAACCAGAACATTGTCGCAGAGAACTATACAACATTATGTATTACTGTTGGAATCACGATCCTAAAGAACGACCGAGCTTCACGGAATGTTTAGAACTTCTGGATAATTTGGTAACAACAGAAACAGATTATATTGAATTAGAACGGTTTCCGGATCATTCCTATTACAACGTTCTAAGTTTAAGtggagaaaaactttga
- the LOC111428584 gene encoding uncharacterized protein, which translates to MKIILALLFVLLALANCQYFGFQDFPSNAFSGGLDSSYRSARDPRQDRGPVVFPQAPSDNGETSGVVVGASGYGFVPPSSNYRSFY; encoded by the exons atgaaaatt ATTTTAGCACTTCTCTTCGTTCTTTTGGCATTAGCTAATTGTCAATATTTCGGGTTTCAAGATTTTCCATCGAATGCGTTTTCTGGTGGTTTAGATTCTTCTTACAGAAGTGCCAGGGATCCAAGACAGGATCGGGGGCCTGTTGTTTTTCCACAGGCACCGTCGGATAATGGAGAGACGAGTGGTGTGGTTGTTGGAGCTAGTGGATATGGTTTTGTGCCACCCAGTTCGA attatagatcattttattaa
- the LOC111428324 gene encoding tyrosine kinase receptor Cad96Ca isoform X1, producing the protein MSVKVDVLVMFLWCILVTNLFKIVFLMEADNSPPTLSVSRRRFELEESTPLDSLILRAYAQDNEEDKLVFGLEAEDPRKPVPFRIDPDTGAVYLAQNLTGKAGTTLNFYVTVFDGIIPAKLQILVLVVKKFSPKTHLNLFKPPYLNLNRQQPSFHYDNNNNYNYNPTISNFVEKNEVKIDEIDKDERKVTKINEKINETDGETKNLVIILGIFGVFFAAIVLLGVFKKKFSLLGNENSKKIKEINDTQKSNEISTISSEIDNNHYNSINPNLTLEDIKTPSIENFESPKIKDFWEFERHRLVFLGVLGEGAFGQVWKCQINEKTSEQNVSSNNVTSKIVAVKTLKENSTERDKTDLLSELKVMKSLKPHPNVVKLLGCCTEKDPIFVIMEFVAGGKLQSFLRLQRVNFDRLEYGYDNVFKGSKKLTSSDLTRMVYQVAKGMEFLEINGIIHRDLAARNILITEDRTTCKVADFGFARDVISPAYVYERKSEGRLPIRWMAPESLYDNLFSSKSDVWSFGVLIWEVVTLGSTPYPGMSAQEVMKRVKEGYRLDKPEHCRRELYNIMYYCWNHDPKERPSFTECLELLDNLVTTETDYIELERFPDHSYYNVLSLSGEKL; encoded by the exons ATGAGTGTTAAAGTTGATGTTTTAGTGATGTTTTTATGGTGTATTTTAGTAACcaacttatttaaaatag tttttttaatggaagCTGATAATTCTCCACCAACATTATCAGTTAGTCGTCGTCGATTCGAACTTGAAGAATCGACGCCATTGGATTCGTTGATTTTAAGAGCTTACGCTCAGGATAATGAAGAGGACAAACTTGTTTTTGGTTTGGAAGCGGAAGATCCTCGAAAACCAGTTCCGTTTCGAATCGATCCGGATACGGGAGCGGTTTATTTAGCTCAAAACTTAACTGGGAAG gctGGAACAACTTTAAATTTCTATGTAACCGTTTTCGATGGAATAATCCCGGCTAAACTACAAATACTCGTTTTAGTggtcaaaaaattttcaccaaaGACTCATTTAAACCTTTTTAAGCCaccatatttaaatttaaatcgacAACAACCCTCGTTTCATTAcgacaataataataattataattataacccAACAATAAGTAATTTCGTTgaaaaaaatgaggttaaaaTCGATGAAATCGACAAAGATGAGAgaaaagtaacaaaaattaacgaaaagaTTAACGAAACTGATGGCGAAACcaaaaatttagtaataattttaggaatttttggCGTTTTCTTCGCTGCTATAGTACTATTAGGAGTGTTTaagaagaaattttctttattaggCAAcgaaaattctaaaaaaatcaaagaaattaacGACACACAAAAAAGT aaTGAAATATCAACGATTTCGTCAGAAATCGATAACAATCATTACAACTCAATTAACCCCAACTTAACATTAGAAGATATTAAAACTCCGTCAATCGAGAATTTTGAGTCACCGAAAATAAAGGATTTTTGGGAATTTGAACGACACCGATTGGTATTTTTGGGCGTTTTGGGTGAAGGGGCATTCGGGCAAGTTTGGAAGTGtcaaattaacgaaaaaacCTCGGAACAAAATGTATCGTCAAATAATGTTACTTCAAAAATCGTTGCTGTTAAAAcgttaaaagaaaattcaacgGAACGCGATAAAACGGACTTATTAAGTGAATTAAAAGTAATGAAATCGTTGAAACCTCACCCCAACGTCGTTAAATTATTGGGTTGTTGTACCGAGAAAGATCCGATATTCGTAATAATGGAATTCGTAGCTGGTGGAAAACTACAAAGCTTTCTAAGGTTACAAAGAGTAAATTTCGATCGACTCGAATATGGTTACGATAATGTTTTTAAAGGAAGCAAAAAGTTAACATCTTCAGATTTAACTCGAATGGTTTATCAAGTTGCTAAAGGAAtggaatttttagaaataaatggT ataattcaTCGAGATTTAGCAGCAAGAAACATATTAATAACGGAAGATCGCACAACTTGTAAAGTGGCAGATTTTGGTTTTGCAAGAGACGTCATCTCACCAGCGTACGTTTACGAACGAAAAAGTGAAGGTCGTTTACCGATACGTTGGATGGCTCCTGAGTCTCTTTATGATAAtttgttttcttcaaaatcggATGTATGGAGTTTTGGGGTTTTAATTTGGGAGGTGGTCACCTTGGGAAGTACACCTTATCCAGGAATGTCTGCACAAGAAGTTATGAAAAGG GTTAAAGAAGGTTATAGATTGGATAAACCAGAACATTGTCGCAGAGAACTATACAACATTATGTATTACTGTTGGAATCACGATCCTAAAGAACGACCGAGCTTCACGGAATGTTTAGAACTTCTGGATAATTTGGTAACAACAGAAACAGATTATATTGAATTAGAACGGTTTCCGGATCATTCCTATTACAACGTTCTAAGTTTAAGtggagaaaaactttga